GGGATCACCGCCGGGGGGGCGGAGCCGCCGACGACGATGGCCCGGAACGCGGTGGGATCGAAGCGGGCCAGCGCAGTGGGGACGACGGTGGTGAGGGTTGCGCCCCGGCGGGCGGCGTCGGTGACGGCGGCAGCGTCGAACCCTTGGTGTACCTCGAGGGGCACCTCGAGGGTGAGTGCCCGGGTGATGACCGACAGACCGGCGATGTGGGAGACGGGCAGGCAGCACAGCCAGCGGTCGGTCGCCGGGTCGACCCCGAGGGCGACGCTGGTGGCCATTGCCGAGGCCCGCACCGATTCATGGCTGTGCACGACCCCTTTGGGCACCCCGGTGCTGCCGCTGGTGGGCACCACGAGAGCGTCGCCGTCCTCCACGGGCTCACCCCCCGGGAGCGCGGTTTCGTCCCCGTGGGCGTCGATCATGCGAGTGGGCCGCAGTGCGTCGATGGTGGCCGCGACCGCGGCCGCCGGGAGTCGGTGATCGATCGGCAGCACGGCGTCACCGCCGTCCCACGCCCGGCGTAGCGCGATGACGAACTCGCCTCCGGTGAGGGCCACAGCCACCAGCTCGCGCATGGAGACCGAGGCTAACGGCGCCCGTTCAGCCGGTGAACCTGGGGGTGGCCTGGGCGGCAGCCGCGGCGGGTGCGGCGGGTGCGGCGGGATCGACAGGAGTGGGTGGGGTCGGCGGGGTGGCGGCGGCGACCTCGACGGCGCCGATGTCGCATGCGCCGTTCTGCGGGCGGGTGATGCCCCGCTGGTCGGTGCCGGTGCAGTCGCCCACGCTGGAGGGGATGGCGTCGAGCAGGGGGCTCCCGGTCTCGGGGAGCATCGTGGCGGTGGGCCCGCCGTTGTCGGCGATTCCGGCCAGCCCGGGGTCGCCGTCGACGTCCTCGGTGTCGGTGGCCGTGTTGAGATCGCAGGACAGGTCGTCGGACCAGTTGTACCCGCCGGAGCTGAGGGAGCTGCTGCAGCTGTCGGCGGCGGCGTCGGCGAGGACGGTGGCGAAGACACTGCCGCCCGCGGACGCGATCGCGGCGCCGGACCCGCCCGCCTCGTTGCCCGAGAAGGTGGTGTAGCTGACGTCCACGTCCTGTGCGGCCAGCGCTCCACCGTCGGATGTGGCGGTGTTGCCCTCGAACGTCGAGTTGGTGACGGTGATGGTGCTGTCGCCCGAGTAGACGGCCCCGCCCCTCCCGGCTTGGTTCCGGGTGAAGGTGGAGCCCGTGATGGTCACGGCCTGGTTGGAGGTCCAGATGGCGCCGCCGTCGTCGTCGGCGGTGTTGTCGACGAAGGTCGAGTCGTTGACGGCAACCGGTCCGAAGCTCTTGATCGCGCCGGCGCTACCGGTGCGGTTGCCGCCGGTGATGGTGACCTCGTTGAAGGTCAGCTGCTCGATCGCGTCGTAGCGCATGATGCGCTCGCCGACACAGGTCTGATCGATCGTGGCGCCGTTGCCGTTGATCGTGAGCGGGCCGTTCCCGGCCTGGACCTCGAGGTAGCCGAGATCGCAATCGGTGAGCTCGTAGGTCTCGCCGGCCACCAGGTTGATGGTGTGGGGCCCGGCCCCCGCAGTGTTGATCTCGTCGATGGCGGCCCGCAGCGACCCGGCGCCGCCGTCGGCGGTCGTGGTCACGTCGATGGTGTCGGCGCCGGCGACAGAGGGGGCGATCATCACGAGCCCGCTGGCCAGGAGACCGAGCACCGCCACCCTGCTCGTCGACCGGATCAATGGCTTCATCTTTGTACGCACCTCGCCAATGTAGGGCAACTCCTCCCCTCAGGTCCCGGATCGCGGGATTCGGCGGACCTCACCCGTGCGGGGCATGCTGCTCGGGTGAACGCCTGGATCGAGGGGGCCCGCCCCCGCACCCTGCCGGCGGCGGTGGTGCCGGTCCTGGTCGGCACCGCGGCTGCGGCCGGGATGGCCGGCTTCGACGGCACGGGCAAGGGCATCGTCGCCTGGCGGTTCGCGGCTGCGCTGGTGGTGTCGTTGGCCCTGCAGGTCGGCGTGAACTACGCCAACGACTACTCCGACGGCGTGCGGGGCACCGACGACGAGCGGGTGGGGCCGTTGCGTCTGGTCGCCTCGGGCACCAAGCCCGCCTCGGCGGTGAAGCGGGCCGCCTACCTGGCGTTCACGGTGGCGGGCGCCGCCGGCCTCGCCCTGGCCGCGGCCACGACCTGGTGGCTCCTCGCGGTGGGCGCACTGGCCATCGCCGCGGCGTGGTTCTACACCGGCGGTCCCCGGCCCTACGGCTACGCCGGGCTCGGCGAGGTCTTCGTGTTCGTCTTCTTCGGGGTCGTGGCCACCACCGGCTCGGCCTTCGTCCAGATCGAGCGCCTCACCCCCCTCACCGCGGGCGTGTCGGTGCCGGTCGGCCTCCTGGCCACGGCGTTGCTCGTGGTCAACAACCTGCGTGACATCCCCGGCGACACGGTCGCCGGCAAGCGCACCCTGGCGGTGCGCCTCGGTGACCAGCCCACCCGGATCCTGTACACCGCGTTGATCGGCGCCACCTACGTGACGGTGCCGTTCCTCGCCGGCCTCTCCGAACGGCCGCTGGCCGCCGCCGCGCTGTTCACCGTGCTCCTGGCTCGTCCGCCGGTGCAGAAGGTGCTCGAGGGAGCGAGGGGCCCGGCGCTGATCCCCGTGCTCGGCGCCACCGGACGACTGCAGCTCGTGTTCGGCGTCGTGTTGGCCGGAGGCCTCTGGATCGGGGCCTGACGAGGCCGCTCAGGGTCGGGGCGGCTCGTCGACTCGGACCCGTTCGGGGGTGCCGGGCAGACCGCAGGCGCCGTCGGACTGCTGGGAGCGCCTGATCAGCCAGAACCCGTAGCCGGTCCCGGCCAGCCAGGTGAGGGTGATCACCGTCCCGGCGAACCAGGCGTGGTCGCGCAGGACGGCGCCGAACGCGGTGCCGCCGAAGACCGCCGCCAGGGCGGCCAGCGAGAGGGGGAGGTGGCACGGGCAGAGCACGAACGACCAGAGGAGCCACATCCGACCCCGCCGCTCCAGCGGCGGGGTGATGCCGACGGCTCCGTCGTCGGCGAACGTCACCGGGGATGGACGCTTCATACCCCGCAGGGTACCCGGACAGGTGGCCCGGGCCTAGCCGGCGTCGCGCAACGCCCGCAGGAAGGTCTTCACGTTGGCCGCCGACTGCTGGAGCCCGTCGGCGACCGTCGGGTAGGTGGCGTTCTTGGCGTAGACGGCCATGATCAGCCGCTCGCCGCCGGCTGTCGTCATGTAGCCCGCCTCGGCCTGGGTGACGAAGAGCGACGGGCGGGGTGGGAACTGCCCCTGGGCGCTGGTGCCGCTCTTGGCGGTGATCGTGCCGTCCTCGTCGAGGTCCGGGAGCGCGGCCTCGTAGACCTCGGACCAGGGCTGCGTGGTGGCCCACGTCAGGTAGTCGACCACGGACTGGGGCGTGGCCGACGAGGGGTCGCTGCCCTCACCGTCGTAGAGCAGCACCTGCTCGGGAGCCACACCGGCGTCCTCCACGCTGTCGTACATCGGGCCGAGGCCGTCGAGGCAGTCCTTCGAGCCCGCTTCGACCGCGAGGAGGCAGAGCATCGTCTCGGCTCCCCGGTTGTGGCTGATCTTGAGCACCAGCGTGGCGAAGGTGGACGCCGGGCCCGAGGTGAGCGACGCCACCTGGTTCGCCTCGACGTAGCTCCCCTCCGGCGGGAGGGCGGCGGCGCTCGCCGTGAGCGGGGCGGTGACCGTCACGCCGGCCCGCTGGAGCGCCTCGATGAACAGCGCCCTCGTGTAGGCGCCCGGGTCCGGGGCGAACACGGCCAGGTTGTACGGGTCGGCGCCGACGGGGACGCTGCCGGTGAGGACGATCCGGTTGTCGGCGCCGAGCTCGGCGGTGACGTCGGCCTCGCCGTCGGCGGTGGTGGTGACCTCGTTGACGACCTGGAAGTAGCCCGTCGTCGGGATCACCTGCGTCGCGGCGGGGGCCCCGGCGGCGGTCCCCGCGTCGACGCGGACGTCGAGCAGGTTGTCGTTCACCATGATCGGGGTGACGACGCCCTCCTTGGTCTCGAAGGGCTCCCACAACCGCTCGTCGACGAGGACGTCGCCGGCCACGGTGGTGACGCCCGAGGCGACGACCTGCGCGGCGAGGTCGTCCAGCCCGGCCAGAGGGTCGCCCTCCACCGGGGTCGCGAGGGGGGTGGCGTAGGCGTAGACGTGGTCCGGGGAGTTGAACTGGACGTCGCCGTCGCCGGCACCCACGCCCCGTCCGCCCATGATCATGTCGCCGGCTCCGACGAGCACGAGGTCGCCGGTGAGCGTGCCGCCGACCGGGGCGGCGGTGGCGTAGACCGGCGTCTCGAGGGTCTGGTCGACGCCGAAGATGTCGAGGTACGTGGCGACGGTGAACAGCTTGGTCGTCGAGCCGAGGAAGCTGATCTGGTCGGCGTCGGAGGCCCACTTCACGTCACCGCTCGAACGGTCGACGGCCTGGTAGGCCCACGTCCCGTAGTCGTAGGGGGGGAGGTCGACGACGGCCTGGGCGTCGGGCGGGAGGCTCGGCATGGTGGTGCCGGAGGTCGACTCCGAGTCGTCGGAGGTGCAGGCCCCCAGGAGGAGCGTCGCGGCGGCCACCAGGGCGGCGCCGATCCGCCATCGGGGAGGTCCGGTCCTGACCGCACCGAGGGTTGTTCGGGGTCCGATCGGATTCGGCATCGCGGTGTTCTAGCAGTCGTTCGATGACCGTTCACCCGTGGGCTCGCACGTCATGCTCGCCTCCGGCGGTCAGAGCGGCGCGGCGCCGGGGTCGGCCAGCCATCGCTGCACCGTCGCCGCGGTCCGCTCAGGGGCTTCGAGGTGGGCGGCGTGCCCGGTGTCGGGGACCACCGCCACCCGGGCGTTCTCCCCGATCGCCGCCGCCATCCGGCGGGCCAGGTCCGTGAACTTCCTGTCGTCGCCGCCGGCGAGCAGGAGCACGGGCATCGCCAGCCGGTGGAGCTCGTCCCAGAGGGGCCGCTGGGACCCGGTCCCCGCCGTCCGCAGGCTCGACGCCAGCCCTCCGGTGGTATTCCGGCGCCGTTCGTCGACGGCGGCGGCGCTGGGGGAGAGGCCGGCGAAGAGCGGTTGGGCGAGCCACTCCGCGAGGAAGGAGTCGACGCCGACGGCCTCGAGGTGATCGGCGAGACCCTCGTCGGCCGCCCGGCGGGCCGCCCGCTGGGCGTCGTCGTCGATGCCGGCGGTGGCCCCGATGAGCACCAGCCGGTCGACGAGGTCGGGCCGGGCGAGGGCCAGGTGCAGCGCCAGGCGACCTCCCATCGAGTAGCCGACGTACGTGGCCCGATGCCCCGACCGCCCGAGCAGGTCGGCACCGCCGACGAGATCGGCGCGGACCGCAGCGGATCCTCCGTGGCCGGGGGCGTCGACCGCCCACACGTCGTGGTCGGCGGCCAGCAGATCCGCGAAGGGGCCCCAGCAGCGGGCGGTCTGGGTGAACCCGTGCACCAGCACCAGACGATCCGCGCCGTCCGGGCCGCCCAGGCGCTCGATAGCGAGGCCGTCGTCGCGCGCCGTCGCGTCCGTCGATGCCATGCCGGGGAAGGTAGCGGTCGGCCCCTGCGAGGGGAACCGTCGGGGGCGCGGCGGGGGCATCAGCGCGACGACGGACGACCGTAGGCTGGCCGCCGTGGTCGACGACGCTGCCCCTCTCGCCCCCGACCCGCCGGGCGGGACGCCCGATGTCGGCGTCCTCAACGCCACGTTCGCGGCGACGCTGGTCGACGAGTGGGTGCGCGGCGGTGTGTCCGACGCCGTGGTCTGTCCGGGCTCCCGATCGACCCCGCTGGCCCTGGCCCTCGCCGCCGACGGCCGGATCCGGGTGCACGTCCACCACGACGAGCGCGCCGGGGCGTTCCTGGCCCTCGGGTTGGGTCGGGCCCTCGGCCGGCCGGCCGTGGTGCTCACCACGAGCGGCACCGCGGCCGTGGAGCTGCATCCGGCGGTCGTCGAGGCCGATCTCGACCGGGTGCCGCTGCTGGCCGTCACCGCCGACCGACCCCCCGAGCTCCGCGACGTCGGCGCCCCCCAGACCGTCGACCAGCAGCACCTGTTCGGCCGGGCGCCCCGGTGGTTCGCCGATCCGGGCCCCCCCGACGCCGCCGCGGAGGGGACGTGGCGGAGCGTCGCGGCGCGCTCGGTGCTCGAGGCGGTCGGTCCCCGGTCGGGACCGGTGCATCTCAACCTGCCCTTCCGCGAGCCGCTCCACGGTTCGCCGGCGGCGCTCCCGCCGGGACGCTCGGGGGGCGCCGCGTGGCACGCCCGGCCCCCGGGTGCCGGGGTGTCCGGCGAGCAGATCGAGGCCGTGGCGGCGTGCCTGCGTCCCGCTGCGGCGCGCGGCCTCATCGTGGTGGGCGGCGCGGTCGCCGACCCCGCCGGGGTGCTGGCCCTCGCCGACGCGTGGGGCTGGCCGGTCGTGGCCGACCCGCGCAGCGGCTGCCGTGTCGAGCACCCGCTCGTCGTCGCCCACGCCGACGCCGTGCTGCGCGTGGACGGGCCGCGGCGCGACGCCACGGCGGTGCTGCGCCTCGGCACGATCCCTGCGTCGAAGGTGGTGGCGAAGTGGTCGGCTGCGTCGACCGGCCCCCAGGTGGTGGTCGAGGCGGGCGGCGCCTGGCTCGACCCGCACCGCACCGCCGCACTCCTGGTGGCCGCCGAACCGGGCGCACTGGCGCGGGGGCTTGCCGGTGTCGCCGAGCCTGCGTCCGCCGATCCCGGGTGGTCGGCCGGGTGGCGGGCTGCCGATGACGCGGTGGCTGCGGTCATGGCCGCGGAGCTCGACGGCGAGGGGCCGGTCACCGAACCGGGCACGGCCCGTGCCGTGGCCGCGGCGGTCCCGCCCGGAGGTTCGTTGGTGGTGTCGTCCTCGATGCCGGTGCGCGACGTCGAGTGGTTCGCCGGCTCGCTCCCGGGGGTGACCGTCCACGCCAACCGGGGCGCGAACGGGATCGACGGCGTGGTGTCCACCGCAGTGGGGGTCGCGCTCGCAGGTGCACCGACCGTGACCCTGGTCGGCGACGTGGCGTTGCTGCACGACACCAACGCGCTGCTGGGCCTCGCAGGGCGTGACGTCGATCTGGTGGTCGTGGTGGTCGACAACGACGGCGGGGGCATCTTCTCGTTCCTCCCCCAGGCGGCGGCCCTGGACGCAGACCGGTTCGAGCAGCTCTTCGGGACCCCTCACGGTGTGGACCTCGGGCGGCTCGCGGCGGCGCACCACCTGGCGCTGCGCACCATCGACACCGCCGAGGCGGTCGGGCCCGCCGTGGCCCGGGGGCTCGCCGCGGGAGGCGTCCACCTCCTGCGGGTCGTCACCGACCGCGCCCGCAACGTCGAGGTGCACGAGCGTCTGCAGACGGCGGCAGGGGCCGCGGTCCGCGCCGCCTGCGGCGAGGTGGGTTAGGCGGTCGGGTCGCCGGCCGGACCGGCGGGAGGACCGCCGGGCGGAGGTCGGCCCCACCGGAGGCGGCGCCAGGTGCGACGCGCCACCCGGAAGGACACGATCGACACCGTGACGCTGGCCGCGAACAGCACGAGGGTCACGACGCCCGCGACGCGGGGATACGTGAAGGCGAGTGCCAGGAGCGCGGCGATCAGACCGTCCTCGAGCAGCGAGACGACGACGTTCGAGAACGGTTCGGGCGAGCTGTTCACCGCGGCCCGGACGCTCGCCTTGGCGACGTGGGAGGAGAAGGCCAGACCGCCGCCGGCGAGGGCCAGCACGACCGGATCGGGGATCGTCGGCCCCACCATCTGGTTCGGGGCCAGCGCCCCGATGGCGGCCCCGACGGCGGGCCGGATCACGGTGTGCGCCGCGTCCCAGACCGAGTCGAGCCAGGCGACCTTGTCGATGACGAGGTCCACGACGGCCAGCGCGAGGGCCAACGCGATGAGCCATGGCTGCTGCAGCACGTCGGACGTCTCGATCCACCCGACGCGCCCGGCGATGCCGAGCGCGGCGATCACCGCGTAGACGCTGATCCCCGCCGACCAGCTCGAGGCCAGCACCGTCCCGAGCTCCACGCGCTGACGGTACCCGCCGCCCATCGCGGTCCAGGGCGCGCCGCGTGGTGGTGGTCGCGCCCGCTGTCGATCCGGCCCTCCCTACGGCCGCACCAGGGCCCCAAGGAGGGCCTGGAGCTTGGCCCGCGTCTCGGCCAGCTCCTGGGCCGGGTCGGAGTCGGCGACCACCCCGACCCCGGCGAAGAGGCGAGCGGTGGTCCCGTCGATCTCCGCAGATCGGATCCCGACCGCCCAGGTGCCGTTGCCGGCTGCGTCGACCCAGCCCACCGGGCCGGCGTACCGGCCCCGGTCGAGCTCCTCGAGGTCGGCGATCAGGGCCAGCGCGGCGGCACGCGGCGTCCCGCCCACCGCAGGAGTCGGGTGCAGCGCGGTGACGAGCTCGAGCACCGACGCCGGCGGATCGGACAACCGTCCCTCCAGACGGGTGCCGAGGTGTTGGACGTTGGCCATGGCCACCACCGACGGCTCGGCCTCCTCGTCGAGGTACGAGCACCAGGGGAGCAGCGTGTCGTGGACCATGTCGATGGTGTGGCGGTGCTCGGCCCGTGTGTTCGACGAGGCCAGGAGGGATGCAGCCAGCCGGGCGTCCGCGCTGGGGTCGCCGCTGCGGGGGGCCGTCCCGGCCATGGGGTGGGCGGTCACCCGGTGGCCGCTGCGGGCGACGAGCAGTTCCGGGGTGGCGCCGAGGAAGCCACCGACGCTGAAGAGGTGGCTGGCCGGGTAGCTGCGGCGGAGCTGGTCGAGGATCGCCGAGGGCGCCAACGGCTGGTCGGTCCGGACCTCGACGGCTCGGGCCAGCACCACCTTCTCGGCCTCGCCCCGGGCGATGCGCACCGTGGCCTCGGACACGGCGTCGCACCACGAGGCCGCGCTGCGCAGGGCCCTCAGCGAGTACTCGCCCGGGCCGGCGTCGGCCGGGTCGAGGCCGGCGTCCCGCGCGAAGCCGGTGCTGCGGTCGAGACCCCGCCGTACGACCTGGTCCACCTCGTGGCTCGAAGGCTCGTCGTCCGCAGCGGCGATCGTGGTCACCCACCGGGTGCCGTCCTCGCTCCGGCCGACCACGATCCTCGGGACCACCAGCTCGCCCGCCGCCGACGGAGCGAAGGGCAGGGCGCCGATCGCCACCGGGCCCGAGCCGGGATGGTGGACGGGGTCGTCGTGGTCGATCGCCGCCAGGCTCGCCGCGACGACGGCGGCGTCGGCGGCGCCGCCCGAACGGGGGACCGGGATCCGCGCCGCGAAGCCGACCCCCGCCACGCCGACGCGCTCCTTCACGAACACCACACCGTCGTCGCCGGCGACGGCGACGAGGTCGGGGTCGGCGTCGAGGATTCGGGTGCGGGCCAGCAGGCCGGCGGGGCTCACCGCTCCGGAATCGTGCGGGTGGCGGTGACGAGCTGGGCGACGCCGGTCGACAACAGCGTGCGCTCGACCTGGTCGAAGCCGGCCCCCTCGAGCTGGCCGAGCATCACGCTCGGGGCGGGGAGATAGGCGACCGACTTCGGCAGGTAGCGGTACGCCGCCGGGTCGGAGAGCAGGCCCCCGACCTTGGGGACCACGGAGCCGAAGTAGATCCCGTGCCCCCAGCGCAGAAAGGCGTTCGGGGGCTCGGCCACCTCGAGAAGGGCGATGCGCCCCCCGGGCCGCACCGCCCGGGCCAGCTCCGTGAAGAACGCCGGGAGGTCGACGAGGTTGCGCAACGCGAACCCGCACGTCACGCCGTCGAGGCGGCCGTCGGGGACGGGGAGGCGCAGGATGTCGGCCTGGGCCAGCGGGGCGCCGGTGCGGGCGGCGGCCAGCATGCCGAAGGAGAGGTCGAAGCCGATCGGGCGCAGACCCTGGCCGCTGAGCTCGCGGCAGAAGTCGCCGGTGCCGCACGCCAGGTCGGCGACCGACGACCCGGGCCGGAGGTGCAGCGACCGCACGGTGCGCCGCCGCCAGCCGACGTCCATCCGGAAGGTCATGATCCGGTTGACGAGGTCGTACCGGGGGGCGATGGCGTCGAACATCGACTGCACGGCGACCCGCTTCTCGTCGCCCTCGGGCAGGTTCTCGGCGTCGATGTCGGCCACGAGCCGAGCCTACGGGTGCCGGTCGACGGTCATGCAGTCCGAGAGCGGCCGGACCCGACCGTCCCGCCCCGCAGCACCGGACCTAGCCTCGACCCGTGGTCAAGGCGCCCCGGGTACGGCTGTTCGGGATTCCGGTGCGGTTCGAGCCGGCCTTCTTCGTGATCGTCTTGCTGCTCGGCCTGCCCCAGTCACCGGAGTTCGTCGTCAGCTGGGTGGTGATCGCCACCGTCTCGGTGCTGGTCCACGAGCTGGGCCACGCCGTCGCCTTCCGTGCGTACGGTCTCGACGCCGACGTCGTGCTGCACGGCTTCGGCGGCCTGACCACGGCGGAGGGCACCCTGCCGCCGTCGGGGCGGATCGTGACCAGCCTGGCCGGACCCCTGTCGGCGCTGGTGCTGTTCGGCCTGCCGGCGCTGCTCCTCGAGCAGTCGGGTTCGGCGCCGGAGGGGGCGGCCGCCACGATCGTCACCCAGGTCGTGTGGATCAACGTCGGCTGGTCCCTGCTCAACCTCCTGCCCGTGCTGCCCCTCGACGGCGGTCACGTGTTCCTCGCCATCTGCGACGGGCTCACCAGGGGCCGTGGGCGACGGGCCGCGGAGATCCTGTCGGTGGCGGTCGCCGGCGCCCTCGCCGTCTGGGCGCTGTGGGCGGGTTGGGTGCTGGCGGCGGTGATGGCCGGTGGGCTGGCGGCGCTCAACCTGTTCCAGCTGCGCAAGGTCCGCCAGGACGAGCTGGCTGACGTGCTCGACCGGGCCCACCGGTCGCTGTTGGCCGGTCACCTCGACGACGCCGACGCCGGCCTCGCCCTGGTGGCCGCCGACCGCCCCACGGGGCCGAACCGCGCGCGTCTCGACGAGCTGCGGCGGTGGAGTGCCGTGTTCCACCACGGAGTGGCCGGATCGACCCCCGCCCCCCCGGGCCTGTCGCCGGCCGCGCCGGCGGCGTCCGGATCGACGGCGGTGCGGGCCGCCGAGACGCTGGCGGCCGGGCGCCGCGACGAGGGCGTCGCGATGGCGGCGTGGGCCTTCGCGAACGACGACGCCCCACTCGCCAAGAGCCTGCTCGCCGCGGTGCTGGCCCAGCAGGGCGTGGCCGGGGCCGTGGCCACCGAACTGGTGTTGATGGGCGACGAGGGGCGGGCCGGGGCGCGTCTGCTGTGCGAGCTCCTGCGCCACCTCGGCCGTGACGGCGCGGCCGCCCAGGTCGCGGCGGCCATGGGCTGACGGGCCCGGACCCTTCGTGGGGCCTGTGTCACACTGCCCGACCATGGCGATCGATTTCACGTTCCCGCCCGAGATCGACGAGATCCGTGGTCGCGTCCAGCGCTTCCTGGACGACGTCGTCCGTCCGGTGGAGGCCCGCGCCGACGCCGAGGACTGGAGTCGCGACCAGTGGATCGGCGGCATCGTCGAGATGCGCGCCGCTGCGAAGGACGCCGGGTTGTGGCTGCCGCACATGCCCGAGGAGTGGGGCGGGATGGGGCTCGGCCACGTGGCCATGGCCGCAGTGTCGGCGGAGGCGGGCAAGACCCGCATGGGCCCCTTCGCGCTGAACGCGCAGGCCCCCGACGAGGGCAACATGCACACCCTCCTGCACTGGGCCACCGACGACCAGAAGGAGCGCTACCTGCGCCCCCTCTGCGAGGGGCGGGCCCGGTCGTGCTTCGCCATGACCGAGCCCGACGTCGCCGGGTCGGACCCCACGTTGATCCGCACCCACGCCTACCCCGACGGTGACGAGTGGGTGATCAACGGCCACAAGTGGTTCATCTCCGGAGCCCGGGGGGCCAGGTTCGCGATCCTCATCGCCCGGACCGAGGACGACCCCGAGCGTCCCCAGGCCGCCAACACCGCCTTCCTCGTCGACATCCCGTCCGACGGCTGGGAGGTGGTCCGCGACGTCGAGACGATGTCGGGCAGCCACAACCACTGCGAGATCCGGATCACCGACCTGCGGGTGCACCGCGACCAGATGCTCGGTGGCCGCGGCCAGGGGCATCTCCTCGGCCAGGCCCGCCTGGGTCC
This genomic interval from Acidimicrobiales bacterium contains the following:
- a CDS encoding acyl-CoA dehydrogenase family protein; the encoded protein is MAIDFTFPPEIDEIRGRVQRFLDDVVRPVEARADAEDWSRDQWIGGIVEMRAAAKDAGLWLPHMPEEWGGMGLGHVAMAAVSAEAGKTRMGPFALNAQAPDEGNMHTLLHWATDDQKERYLRPLCEGRARSCFAMTEPDVAGSDPTLIRTHAYPDGDEWVINGHKWFISGARGARFAILIARTEDDPERPQAANTAFLVDIPSDGWEVVRDVETMSGSHNHCEIRITDLRVHRDQMLGGRGQGHLLGQARLGPARLAHCMRWIGQAEVALDMMVDRSLRRYAHGSLLAEKQGIQWMIADSAMELYQSKLMVLHAAYLVDHKLDFTSEVSMAKHFVANSLNRIIDRSIQVHGALGYSTDTPLAHMAQQARWARFADGADEVHQMRIAQRTIAAYKDHGTTKAATGKLPL